The region ATTGCAAAAAGAGGGAATCACGCCGATCATCGTTCATCCTGAACGCAACCGAGCAGTGTTAAAAAATCCAAATGTCTTATTGCCATTTGTTGAAAAAGGAGCATTAGCACAACTGACTGCTGCTAGTTATACTGGGGGTTTTGGAAAGAGTATTCAAAAAGTAAGCAAACAGCTTGTTGAAGCAAATCTGGTTCATTTTATCGCTTCAGATGCACATAATATTTCTTCACGGTCTTTCCATATGAAAGAAGCTTTTCGAAAGCTGGAAAAAGAATTTGGGAGAGAAAAAGTTAACGAGTATCAACAAGTCACGAAAGACTTAGTTAACGGAGAAGTGATCGTCTCTCCAACAGCACGAACAGTGAAACAACCAAAGTTTTTGGGATTGTTCTAAATAGAAAGATAGAGTAAAACCTACAAGTAACTTCTTTTAATATAAAATAACCTCATGCAATTTTTAATTGTGTGAGGTTATTTTGTGTCTATTGTATAAAAAAATTAGTAACGACATCCCATTGATGGAGAAGATTAGTTAAACAAAAGGATAATATTTTAAAAGAGAAAAGGAATTATATTCCATTTATTAATAAAAAGTGTTGAAATAATATTTCGATTAAGTTATACTCATTTTGAAAGGGGATACATACAGATTGGTTAAAGCATAAATATGATAAAAGACTTAGATTGAAGAATTCGTAAAGGAGGGTAATTCGTTTGTTTTGTAAACGCTTTTAATAATGAATCTAAGTATTGATATTAAAAGTAATAGTATAAAGAGTTTATCACAAAATGCATTAAAAGGTTATGTATTCTTTTTTTAGTAAAAGCTGGAGAGGTATCTAGTAAGAAACAATTAGGAAGTAGTAAATAAGAGGAGGAAAACAAGATGAATGTCATTATGGTTTGTTCGGGTGGTATGTCAAGTACAATTGTCGTTAAAGCAATAAAGAAAGAGGCAGATAAACAAGGTTTAGATTTAGATATCAAAGCTGTTGGATCAGGAGAAGTAGAAGAAGAGTTAAAAAATGAAAAGTATGATTTGCTGCTTGTTGCACCACAGGTAAAGCATAGATTTGCTGCTTTTGAGACTTATGCTAATGAAGCTGGTGTTCCAATCGAAAAAGTGGAGCCAATGGGCTATACTCCTATCGGTGCTCCAAAAACATTAGAAACAATAAAAAAATACCAGTAATTATTTTTAAGAAGATCTATACGTGTAATAAAATGAGTATTTACCAATTATTTACTTAAAGGAGAAAATAAAAATGACGAACTTTTTAAATTGGTTGGAAACAAAGTTTATGCCGCCATTAGCGAAGCTTTCTGAACAAAAACATTTAAAAGCGATTCGGGATGGAGTTATCTCTACATTATCACTGATTATTATTGGCTGTTTCTTCCTAGTTATAGGAAATCCGCCTGTAGAATCTTGGGCTGAAGCTATTGCTCCTTACGCGGCTCAAATAGCTATACCGTTTCGGATTACCACTGGTTTAATGTCTTTATATGCAGCATATGGAATGGGATATAGTTTATCGAAATCATATAAGCTAGATGGTGTTTCGGGAGGAGTTTTGTCTTTAGCTACCTTTTTAATGTTAACGATTCCAGTAAACGTTGATGCTTCTCTTCCTGCAGATGCTGGTATTGGTTGGGTGCTTCCGATGGGTAACCTTGGCGGATCAGGCATGTTTTCTGCTATTTTGGCAATGATTTTTGCAGTTGAAGTATTACGATTTTTCAAACAAAAGAATTTAATGATCAAGATGCCAGAGCAAGTACCTGAATCTGTTGCGCGAAGTTTTGAAGCTCTGATTCCTGGAGCATTCGTTATTGTTTTTGTTTGGATTATTCGTGTATTGCTTAACTTTGATATCAATCAAATTTTAATCAACATTTTTTCACCATTAAATAATATTTTAGGCAATAATTTGTTAGGAGTCTTATTGCCGGTTGTATTGATTACTTTATTATGGGCAGCAGGTGTGCATGGAGTGAGTGTTATCGGTTCGATCGTTAGACCCATGTGGTTAGTCATGCTTGAAGCAAATGGACAAGCATTGATCAGTGGTACTCCGGGGAATGAATTGCCTTATATTGCTCCAGAACAATTCTATCAATGGTTAGTATGGGTTGGTGGATCTGGTGCGACATTGTCTTTATGTATCTTATTATTATTTACAAAATCTGTTTATTTAAAGCAAGTAGGACGTTTTTCAATTATTCCAGCTATTTTTAATATCAATGAACCCTTGATATTCGGAGCACCAATCGTGATGAATCCGATACTGGCTATTCCGTTTGTGGTAGCTCCGTCAGTAACGACAACTATCAGTTATTTTGCAGTGAAATTTAGTATTATTAATGGATTCTCTGTTAATGCCCCATGGACATTACCAGCACCAATTGGAGCATTCTTATCTGCAGGAAATGATTGGAAAGCGGCTGTCTTAGTATTAATCAACATAACTATTGCTAGTTTGATTTACTATCCGTTTGTCAAAGTCTATGATAAGAAAATGCTAGAAGAAGAAAATACAGAAGTACAAGAAAATGAGTTTAACGAAGTAAATGCAGTAACCAGTTCAAGATAAGTGGGAGAGGGCTGTTTAGGATAAACTAATCAGTCCTTTTCATTCTAGAATAGGAGGGGAAAAAATGAAATTGATTATCATACTGGTACTTATTCTTTTTATTTTGATAGGAGTAAAGTTAGTGAATATCTTACAAAAAAAAGGAATCTTTATCAATCGATGGATTTTTGGTTTTGCAGCTTTTCTGATTGTTTTAATTCCGAGTGTATTTTTTGATTCAATTCCTGATATTGGAAAGAACCTATTGTATGTACTTTCCGGTTTGTTTGCAATTATGTTTTTTGAAACAGGCCGTATTATGATCGAAAAGAATGAAATAAAAGGGATGATCCGCTCAGACCAGTTTCCTAAGACAGCTAAAAAGAAGACGAAAGTTGCTAGCAAGTAACTAGAACATATACAAAATAGACCAAGCGATAAAATCTATTCGAGTGATAGTATGAATAAGAAAGAAATGGAGAAAGATAAAATGAGACGATTAGGCATATCCGTATACCCCAATCATAGTACGGTTGAAGAAATCAGAGATTACATTGAACTGGCTGCTCGCTATAATTTTAAAAGAGTTTTTACTTGCTTACTCTCTGTAGAAGGCAATAAGGAAGAAGTAGTTAAAGAATTTACAGAAGTCATTGCATTTGCAAAAGAAAAAAAGATGGAGGTAATTGCTGATGTCAGTCCTAAAGTATTTGGAGAATTAAATATCAGCTACCAAGATCTAACTTTTTTTAAAGAAATAGGAGCGGATGGAATCCGTTTAGATATGGGATATACCGGTAATGAGGAGTCTATTATGACTTTTAATCCTCAAGGACTAAAAATTGAATTGAACATTAGCAGCGGTACGAAATATTTAGACAATATTTTAAGTTATCAAGCTAATGCTGATCAGTTAATGGGATGCCATAATTTTTATCCTCATCGGTATACCGGCTTGAACTATGACCACTTTATCGAAACCAGTAAGCAATACAAGAAACAGGGCATCACGACTGCAGCATTTGTTAACTCTCCGTCAGCTCATATCGGTCCATGGCCAGTAGACGAAGGATTATGTACATTGGAAATGCATCGCGAATTGCCAATAGTAGTTCAAGCAAAACATTTATGGGCTACAGAAGTGATTGATGATGTGATTATCGCTAATGCATTTGCAGCAGAAGAAGAATTAAAAGCATTAAGTGAAATCGATCCTTATCAATTAACCTTAAATTGTGAACTGGTTGAAGACATTCCAGAAACGGAGAAAAAAATCGTTTTAGAAGAATTGCATTTTAATCGAGGTGATGTTTCAGATTATGTCATTCGTTCTACACAAAGCCGTGTAAAGTATAAAGGACATGAATTCGTTCCTTTTAACACTAAGGACCTTCAGAGAGGAGATGTTATCATTGAAACATCTCTTTATGCTCATTATGCCGGCGAATTACAAGTTGCTTTACAAGCGATGAAAAATTCTGGAAAAACCAATGTTGTCGGTCACGTTGTTGAAGATGAACACTTTTTATTAGATTATGTAAAACCTTGGCAAAAATTCAAATTTCATTTAAAAAAGGACGATCTTTAAATGATTTTAAAAGAAAAAGGTCTACATAGATGAGTATTTTCTGCTTTTCTAGTTCTAAAACAACAAAAAGGAGTTTAAAAAAATGGAAGATTTAGAAACTATTATTTTTGAAATTATTATTCATGGAGGAAATGCTCGAGCATTAGCTTATGAAGCTCTTGAAAAAGCTCGTTTAAATGAGTATGAAGAAACTGATCGTTTGATGGAAGAATGCAAAAAAGAAATGAATTTAGCACATAATACTCAGACTAAATTAGTACAAGATGAAGTTCGGGGCAACGATGTAAACATTAGTTTGTTGTTAATTCATGCTCAAGATCAATTAATGACTTCAATGGCTGAGCAGACCTTGATTCTTCAAATGATTGAGATGCAGAAAGAAATCAATACATTAAGAAATAAGGAGTGATGAAATGGCGTTTGCAGTAGGGTTAATGTCAGGAACTTCTCTAGATGGTATTGATGCAGCTTTAGTTGAAATAAAAGGCACAAATACAGAAACTACAGTTAATTTAATCGATTTTATTACGTACCCGTTAGGAACTGAAACGATAGCAAAAATCAAAGATGTACTTTCTATACAAACGTCTTCTGTTGATAAGATTTGCAGCTTAAACTTTGAATTAGGTTATTTATTTAGTGAAGCCGTTAAAGAAGTCTGTAAAAAAGCTGAATTCCCCTTATCACAGTTAGACTTTGTTGCTTCTCACGGACAGACAATTTTTCATTTGCCTATTCCAGACGTATCTCAAGTTGCCTCAACACTTCAAATTGGCGAATCAGCAGTTATTTGTGAAGAAGTCAAAACAACGGTTGTTTCTGATTTCAGAACGCGAGACATGGCATTAAAAGGACAAGGAGCTCCGATTGTGCCCTATTCTGAATTCGTTTTATACCGTGATGAAAAAAGGACCCGTTTACTACAAAATATTGGCGGAATAGGGAACGTTACAGTTATTCCTAGTTCAGCTGAATTAGAAGAGCTTACAGCTTTTGATACAGGACCTGGAAATATGATCATTGATGAATTGTGTGAGGTGTTTTATCAAAAAAAATACGATGAAAATGGTCATTATGCTGCATTAGGGAAAGTAAATGAAGAAGTATTAAATGAAATGATGGAACATCCATTCATTAAGAGGCATTATCCGAAAACGACTGGAAGAGAAGAGTTTGGCAAAGAATATACACAAGCTTTACTAGAAAAGTGGCAAGGAAAAATAAAACCAAATGATTTAATAGCAACCGTCACTATGTTTACTGCACAAGCAATTGCTGTAAATGCGAAGCCATTTATAGATCAATCGACAGATTTGATTATAAGCGGCGGTGGAAGCTATAACGACACTTTAGTTCAAATGATTAAAGAACAATTACCTGAAGTACATGTAATGATTCAAGAAGAAGTCGGACTTTCTTCAGAAGCAAAAGAAGCCATTGCAATGACGATTTTAGCGAACCAAACATTGCATCACTTACCTAGTAATGTTCCAAGTGCCACCGGAGCAAAAAAAGCAGCAATACTTGGAAAAGTTACTTATTATCAATAGATTGATTTCTTCATGAAATTCCTGTAATCTTTGATAATATGAGGTGAAAAAAATGGTCGGAAATAATATTTTAGGCAGGATCAGGAGCGTGTTAAGCGAACTTCCAAATTCAGAAAAAAAGATTGGGAATTTTATTTTACAGCACCCAGAAGAAACAATTAAAATGACAACCGCTCAATTGGGCGAAGCATCTGATTCCAATTCTACCGCTGTGATACGATTTTGCAACCGAATCGGCATAAACGGATTCACAAAATTAAAAGTCGATTTATCAGCTGAAATTGTTTCAGCCGACGAAATAGATTATGCAGATATACAATCAGAAGAATCCATTAATGAAATTAAGAGTAAACTATTAGGCAATGCTTTTAAATCAATGGAAGAAACAATTTCTTTAATGAATGATTACGATATTGAAAAAATAGTGGAACTTTTATATACGGCCTCAATTATCTATGTATATGGAATTGGATCATCACATCTAGTAGCTGAGAACACAGCTCAAAAGTGGAGTAGAATTGGGAAAGTTTGTATTTGTCCTACTGACTCTCATAGTTTGCTTACTATGCTGACATCCGCTCCCAAAAATGCTGTTTTTTTTAGTATTTCTAATTCAGGTGAAACACGAGAAATTATCGAGTTGATTAAAGTAGCTGAAAAATACCATATTAAAACAATTGGATTAACTCAATTTGGAAATAATCCGCTCTCCAATCGAGTGACTTATTCTTTGCAAACTGTAAGACCATATGAAAATGAGAATAAACGTGGTGCAACTAGTTCTTTACATGCTCAATTTATTGCAGTAGATGTACTTTTCTACGCCTATGCTGCTAAAGATTATGAAAGCTCCATTGAAAAAATTAGACGATCGCGTACAGAAATCAATCGCTTTAAAAACTGAAACTTTAACTATTGAATTAAATAGTTGGAGTTAAAGATGTACGGGTCTTTGGAAACAAATGTTTTTAAAGAAGATAATAAAAAAAAGCCATGGTTATCTATTTTATACTGGAGATAACTATGGCTTTGCGGTTGCTTTAAAAGCTGAAATAATTCTTATACTCTCAGAAAGAATCCACTCAATATAGTATTACTTAATTCTTTCTTTTATTTACCGTTATTATCGATATAAACAAAGAAAGGAGAATCAAAAGAGCTGGTATATCCTCATACGTTTTATTATTAATATAAAATAGAAGGGGATTTTTTATGAAAAATTGGAAAGTTATTATATGGTTATGTGTATTTTACCCTGCCGGGATTTATTTCATGTTTAAATATACGAAATGGAAAAAAGGTATTAAGTATACTATTACAGCGTTTCTAAGTATTATTGCAGGTATTATTGTTGCTTCTGGAGAGTTGTTTTTTTCCTTAGTCATTTCTGGAATGTTTATTTTTTTAATTGGATTAATATCCATTGTTAAAAGTGTTGTCAATAAAGGAAGTAAAAAAGTGCCATTTGCTATTTTATTTGTTGGCATCTTGCTATTTGGCTTTAGTATTCCACAAGTTGAAAGCCAAGAAGCAGAACGAGTAGCAATAGAACAACAGCAGCAAAAAGAAGAACAAAAAGAACAAGAAAAGAAAGAAAAAGAAAAACAACTTGCTCAATTAAAAGAAGCCACTGTAGCCGTTGAAGCTGTTGAACAAGATAAAAATAGAGAAAACTATGATAAGGCCTACACACTAGTAGCTGCTCTTGCACTAGAAGATGAAGGTCTAACCAAACGTTTAAAAGTTATTGATACATATTTAATTAAAGAAGAAAAAACGAAAGAAGCTACTCTTGCAGTAGAAGCAGCAGAAGAAAATAAGACGAGAGAAAATTACGATAAAGCCTTTTCTATTGTTTCTTCTATTGACCTAGAAGACTCTGATTTAGATGCACGATTAGCAGAAGTAGAAAAATTTGTAGTCTCAGAAGAAGATAAAAATGAAAAAGCTGTTGCCGCTTTAGAAAAAGTAAAATCAGATAAAAATAGAGATTCTTATAACGCAGCCTCCACGTTAATTTCTGCATTAGCTGTAAAGAATACAAACTTAACTTATAGACTAAAAGAAGTTGATAAAGTTATAAGTGCTGAAGAAACTAGGATAGCTACTGAGAAAGCAAAAGAAGCTGAAGAAGCTCAAAAAGCCGAAGAAGAACTTGTTGCTGAAGAGAATAAAAAAGCAACCAAAGAGGCTGAACAGCGAGAACAAGCTAAAAACGAAAACCCAACAACTTCCAGTGCTGGATCATATGTGGATGCTCAAGTAAACGGCTTAATTAAAGGAAGCAGTTCGGGAATCTATCATGTACCGGGTAGTACGTATTAT is a window of Carnobacterium mobile DSM 4848 DNA encoding:
- a CDS encoding PTS sugar transporter subunit IIC, which gives rise to MTNFLNWLETKFMPPLAKLSEQKHLKAIRDGVISTLSLIIIGCFFLVIGNPPVESWAEAIAPYAAQIAIPFRITTGLMSLYAAYGMGYSLSKSYKLDGVSGGVLSLATFLMLTIPVNVDASLPADAGIGWVLPMGNLGGSGMFSAILAMIFAVEVLRFFKQKNLMIKMPEQVPESVARSFEALIPGAFVIVFVWIIRVLLNFDINQILINIFSPLNNILGNNLLGVLLPVVLITLLWAAGVHGVSVIGSIVRPMWLVMLEANGQALISGTPGNELPYIAPEQFYQWLVWVGGSGATLSLCILLLFTKSVYLKQVGRFSIIPAIFNINEPLIFGAPIVMNPILAIPFVVAPSVTTTISYFAVKFSIINGFSVNAPWTLPAPIGAFLSAGNDWKAAVLVLINITIASLIYYPFVKVYDKKMLEEENTEVQENEFNEVNAVTSSR
- a CDS encoding MurR/RpiR family transcriptional regulator, yielding MVGNNILGRIRSVLSELPNSEKKIGNFILQHPEETIKMTTAQLGEASDSNSTAVIRFCNRIGINGFTKLKVDLSAEIVSADEIDYADIQSEESINEIKSKLLGNAFKSMEETISLMNDYDIEKIVELLYTASIIYVYGIGSSHLVAENTAQKWSRIGKVCICPTDSHSLLTMLTSAPKNAVFFSISNSGETREIIELIKVAEKYHIKTIGLTQFGNNPLSNRVTYSLQTVRPYENENKRGATSSLHAQFIAVDVLFYAYAAKDYESSIEKIRRSRTEINRFKN
- a CDS encoding PTS lactose/cellobiose transporter subunit IIA, producing the protein MEDLETIIFEIIIHGGNARALAYEALEKARLNEYEETDRLMEECKKEMNLAHNTQTKLVQDEVRGNDVNISLLLIHAQDQLMTSMAEQTLILQMIEMQKEINTLRNKE
- the anmK gene encoding anhydro-N-acetylmuramic acid kinase AnmK; the encoded protein is MAFAVGLMSGTSLDGIDAALVEIKGTNTETTVNLIDFITYPLGTETIAKIKDVLSIQTSSVDKICSLNFELGYLFSEAVKEVCKKAEFPLSQLDFVASHGQTIFHLPIPDVSQVASTLQIGESAVICEEVKTTVVSDFRTRDMALKGQGAPIVPYSEFVLYRDEKRTRLLQNIGGIGNVTVIPSSAELEELTAFDTGPGNMIIDELCEVFYQKKYDENGHYAALGKVNEEVLNEMMEHPFIKRHYPKTTGREEFGKEYTQALLEKWQGKIKPNDLIATVTMFTAQAIAVNAKPFIDQSTDLIISGGGSYNDTLVQMIKEQLPEVHVMIQEEVGLSSEAKEAIAMTILANQTLHHLPSNVPSATGAKKAAILGKVTYYQ
- a CDS encoding PTS sugar transporter subunit IIB, which gives rise to MNVIMVCSGGMSSTIVVKAIKKEADKQGLDLDIKAVGSGEVEEELKNEKYDLLLVAPQVKHRFAAFETYANEAGVPIEKVEPMGYTPIGAPKTLETIKKYQ
- a CDS encoding tyrosine-protein phosphatase produces the protein MIDLHCHILPGIDDGAKDIEDSIDMARAAVAEGITHILATPHYKNGHWDNEKKDILVLVDELQEELDARDIPLTIFPGQEVRINGELFEDLAEEKIQFIDEGNQYVLIEFPTPSIPAYTESLFFELQKEGITPIIVHPERNRAVLKNPNVLLPFVEKGALAQLTAASYTGGFGKSIQKVSKQLVEANLVHFIASDAHNISSRSFHMKEAFRKLEKEFGREKVNEYQQVTKDLVNGEVIVSPTARTVKQPKFLGLF
- a CDS encoding DUF871 domain-containing protein; translated protein: MRRLGISVYPNHSTVEEIRDYIELAARYNFKRVFTCLLSVEGNKEEVVKEFTEVIAFAKEKKMEVIADVSPKVFGELNISYQDLTFFKEIGADGIRLDMGYTGNEESIMTFNPQGLKIELNISSGTKYLDNILSYQANADQLMGCHNFYPHRYTGLNYDHFIETSKQYKKQGITTAAFVNSPSAHIGPWPVDEGLCTLEMHRELPIVVQAKHLWATEVIDDVIIANAFAAEEELKALSEIDPYQLTLNCELVEDIPETEKKIVLEELHFNRGDVSDYVIRSTQSRVKYKGHEFVPFNTKDLQRGDVIIETSLYAHYAGELQVALQAMKNSGKTNVVGHVVEDEHFLLDYVKPWQKFKFHLKKDDL